GCAGTTCGCCGTCGACCCGAAGACGGGTCGCGTCATCGTCATCGAGATGAACCCGCGCGTCTCGCGCTCGAGCGCCCTGGCGTCGAAGGCCACGGGCTTCCCGATCGCGAAGATCGCCGCAAAACTCGCGATCGGCTACCGCCTCGACGAGATTCCGAACGACATCACGGGGGTGACGCCCGCGAGCTTCGAGCCGACCCTCGACTACATCGTCGTCAAGGTGCCGCGCTTCGCGTTCGAGAAGTTCCCCGGCGCCGACGACACCCTCACGACGACCATGAAGTCGGTCGGCGAGGCGATGGCAATCGGTCGCAACTACTCGACCGCGCTGCAGAAGGCGCTGCGCAGCCTCGAAAAGCGCGGATCTTCCTTCCACTGGGACGGCGAACCCGGCGATAAGGATGCGCTGCTTGCCGCCTCGAAAAAACCGACCGACGGTCGCATCGTCACGCTGCAGCAGGCGCTGCGCGCGGGGGCCACGATCGAGGAGGCCTTCGAGGCCACCGGCATCGACCCGTGGTTCCTCGACCAGATTGTGCTCATCAACGAGGTCGCCGAGCGCGTCGCCGCCGCCGAGGAGCTCGACGTCGACACGCTGCGCGAGGCGAAGGAGCACGGCTTCTCAGACGCGCAGATCGCGAGCCTGCGCGGAGTCGCTGAAGTGCAGGTGCGACAGCTGCGCCGCGACCGGGGCCTTCGGCCCGTGTTCAAGACCGTCGACACGTGTGCCGGCGAGTTCCCGGCACTCACGCCGTACCACTACTCGAGCTACGACCTCGAGACGGAGGTTGCCCCGAGCGACGCGACCAAGGTCGTCATCCTCGGCTCAGGCCCCAACCGCATCGGGCAGGGCATCGAGTTCGACTACTCGTGCGTGCACGCCAGCTTCGCGTTGCGCGACGCCGGGTACGAGACGATCATGATCAACTGCAACCCCGAGACCGTGTCGACCGACTACGACACCTCCGACCGTCTCTACTTCGAGCCGCTCACCCTCGAAGACGTGCTCGAGGTCATCGAAGCCGAGCAGGCATCGGGCACCGTGCTCGGCGTCATCGTGCAGTTGGGCGGCCAGACCGCGCTCGGCCTCGCCCAGGGCCTTGCCGCCGCGGGCGTGCCGATTCTCGGCACGAGCCCCGACGCGATCGACCTGGCGGAAGAGCGCGGAGCCTTCGCGAGCATCCTCGACGCCGCGAACCTCGTCGCGCCCCGCAATGGAACGGCGATCGACGCCGACTCGGCCGTGCGCGTCGCCGAGTCGATTGGCTACCCCGTGCTCGTGCGCCCGAGCTTCGTGCTCGGCGGTCGCGGCATGGAAATCGTCTACGACTCCGACAGCCTCGTCGACTACTTCGACCGCGTGCGCGACCAGGCGATCATCGGCCCCGGCATGCCCCTGCTCGTCGACCGCTTCCTCGACGACGCGGTCGAGATCGACGTCGACGCTCTCTTCGACGGCGAGCGCCTCTACGTCGGCGGCGTCATGGAGCACATCGAGGAGGCCGGTGTGCACTCCGGCGACTCGGCGTGCACCCTGCCGCCCGTCACGCTCGGCCGCGAGGTCATCGACCGCGTGCGCCAGGCGACCGAGGCGATCGCTCGCGGCATCGGCGTGCGGGGCCTGATCAACGTGCAGTTCGCGATTGGCGCCGGCGTGCTCTACGTGCTCGAGGCGAACCCCCGAGCGTCGCGCACCGTTCCGTTCGTGTCGAAAGCGCTCGGCATCCCCCTGGCGAAGGCCGCCTCGCTCGTCATGGTGGGCCGCTCGATCGACGAGCTCGTCGACAGCGGCCTGCTTCCGGAACAGGACGGCTCGCGGGTGCCGCTGGATGCGCCCGTCGCTGTGAAGGAGGCCGTGCTGCCCTTCACCCGCTTCCGCACCCGCGAGGGCGCTGTCGTCGACAGCGTGCTCGGTCCCGAGATGCGGTCCACCGGTGAGGTCATGGGCATCGACCGCGACTTCCCGCGCGCGTTCCGCAAGAGCCAGGATGCGGCGTACGGCGGCTTCCCGGAGTCGGGCGTCGTGTTCGCCTCCGTCGCCGACCGGGACAAGCGCAGCGTCGTGCTGCCGATTCTTCGCCTCAACCAGCTCGGTTTCGAGATCTGGGCGACGGGAGGCACCGCCGAGGTGCTGTCGCGGTACGGCATCGCCGCGCGCGTCGTGCGCAAGCACGGTGAGCGTGGCGACGGCTCCGAGCCGACGATCGTTGACCTCATCAACTCCGGTCAGGTCGACGTCGTCATCAACACTCCGAGTGGTCGCACGGCGCGCGCCGATGGGGTGGAGATTCGCACCGCCACGGTCGCCGCCGACAAGCCGCTGTTCACCACCATCGCCACCCTCGGCGCGGCGGTGGCCTCACTCGAGTCGAGCGACGAGCCGGTGTCGGTGACGAGCCTGCAGGAGTACGACGCGGCCCGGGCCCGGCGATGACCCCGTTCGGTGAGCGGCTGCGCGCCGCGGTGGCGGCCAACGGCAGGCTCTGCGTCGGCATCGACCCGCACGCGAGCCTGCTCGCCGACTGGGGACTTCCGGACAATCCGACGGGCCTCGAGGGCTTCGCTGACGCCGTCATTCGCGCGGCCGAGGGCCGCGTGGCCGTCGTGAAGCCGCAGGTGGCGTTCTTCGAGCGGCACGGGTCTGCGGGCATCGCGGTGCTCGAGCGGGTGATCCGCCGGGCGCGCGAGGCGGGCATCCTCGTCATCGCCGACGCGAAGCGCGGCGACATTGGCAGCACCCTCGACGGCTACGCCGAGGCGTGGCTGGAGGCGACCTCGTCGCTCGCGAGCGACGCGATGACGGTCTCGGCCTACCAGGGCGTGGGATCGCTCGCGCCCGCCGTCGAGCGCGCCCACCGCAACGGCGCCGGCCTGTTCGTGCTGTCGGCCACCTCCAACCCCGAGAGTGCGCGGGTGCAGACCGCCGTGGATGCAGACGGCGCCACCGTGGCGGCGGTGGTCGCCGCCGACGTCGCCGCCCTCGGGGCAGCGGCGGCCCGGCGCGACACGTGGTCATCGTTCGGGCTTGTGATCGGCGCAACCGTCCCGCTCGCCGAGGTCGGACTCGACCCTGACACCCTGCCGGCGGTGCCGGTACTCGCACCCGGCTTCGGGCACCAGGGTGGCCAGCTCACGGCTCTGGATGCGCACTACGGCCCGCTCGCGGAGCGCACCCTCGCGAGCGTCTCGCGTAGCGTGCTCGCCGCCGGCGCCGACGGTCTCGTCGCGGTGATCGAGCGGCACCAGAGGGAGCTTGCCGCATGAACCGGCCTCCCGAGGTCGATCGCGCCGCCGCCGGGCGCGCCGCTGTTGCCGCCCGCCAGGCGCGTGCTGCGGTGAAGGCTGCGGTCGCGGCGGGGGAGCGCGACGCGCTGAGTGTGGCCGAGGCCGCCTGGAGAGACCCCGCCGGCGTTGAGGGAAGCCTGCGTGTTCGCGAGCTGCTCGGCAGTTTGCGCGGCTTCGGCCCTGTTCGTGTCGCGGCGGTGCTCGAGGAACTCGGCATCTCCCCGGTCAAGAAGCTGGGCGGGCTGGGCGTGCGGCAGCGCCAGGTCCTGGGGGACTGGTTGCGCGGGCGAACGGCCACGCGAGAACGCGGTCGCCTCGTCGTTCTGGCCGGCCCGACGGCCGTGGGAAAGGGCACCGTCTCGGCCTTCATTCGCGACCACCACCCCGACGTGTTGCTGAGCGTCTCGGCGACGACGCGCGCCCCCCGACCGGGCGAGCGCGACGGGGTGCACTACTACTTCGTCTCCGACGCCGAGTTCGACCGCATGGTCGAGGCCGACGAGTTTCTCGAGTGGGCGACCGTGCACAACCTGTCGCGTTATGGCACCCCCCGGCCACCCGTCGAGGCGACGCTCGCGTCGGGGCGCAGCGTGCTGCTGGAGATCGACCTGCAGGGCGCTCGGCAGGTGAAGCGGGCGATGCCCGAGGCCGTTCTGGTGTTCCTGTTGCCGCCGACCTGGGACGAACTCGTGCGCCGCCTCATTGGGCGCGGTACCGAGACGGCCGCCGAGCAGGCCCGCCGACTCGAGACAGCGAAGGTCGAACTGGCCGCCCAGGACGAGTTCGACGTCCACGTCGTCAACGACAATGTCGAGCGTGCGGCCCAGGAGGTCGTAGACTTGCTGACTGCCGTGCGCCCCGCGCACGCCCCCGACTCTCGCGATACGAACCGAAACCGGAGCTGACATGGCCGACAAGACCCAGGGCATCATTGACCCGCCCATCGACGAGCTGCTGTCGAAGGTCGACTCGAAGTACCAGCTCGTGATCTTCGCCGCCAAGCGCGCCCGACAGATCAACGACTACTACTCCGACCTGCACGAGGGTTCGCTGTTCGACAACGTCGGCCCGCTCGTCGACTCGACCGTCGACGACAAGCCGCTGTCGGTCGCGTTGCACGAGATCAACGAAGACAAGTTGGTCCTCACCCGCAACGCCGACTAGTCGATCATGCCGGCCTCCGGCGCCCCGCTGACCGTCGTTGTCGGCATCACCGGGGGCATCGCCGCCTATAAGGCGGTGGGCGTTGCGCGTGGTTTCGTTGCCGCGGGACACGACGTCCACGTCGTGGCAACCGAGGGCGCCCTGCGCTTCGTGGGCCGTCCGACACTGGAGGCGATCAGTCGCAACCCCGTCCACACCGACCTCTACGAGGGGGTCGCCGAGGTTCGCCACGTTGCGCTCGGTCAGCGTGCTGATCTCATCGTGATCGCTCCCGCGACGGCGCATACCATCGCGTCACTGGCCGCGGGGCTCGCCGGCGATCTGCTCGGCACGACCGTCCTGGCCTCCGAGGCCCCGCTCGTCATTGCCCCCGCGATGCACACCGAAATGTGGATGAACGCGGCGACGCAGGCGAACATCGCCACCCTGCGAGAGCGCGGCGCCCTCATCGTCGGGCCTGCCACCGGCCGTCTCACCGGTGACGATTCGGGCCCCGGCCGGATGGCGGAGCCCGACGAGATCGTGCGCGCGTCGCTCGACGCGCTGCGGCCGCAGGATCTGGCCGGTCGGCGCGTGCTGGTCTCGGCCGGAGGAACCCGCGAACCGATCGACCCCGTTCGTTATCTCGGCAATCGCTCGAGCGGTCGCCAAGGGGTTGCGTTGGCGGAGGCCGCCCGTTCCCGGGGAGCCGACGTGGTGCTCGTCGCCGCGCACCTGGAGGTGCCGGCACCGGCGGGCGTCTCTGTCGTCGAGGCGGGCACGGCGAAGCGCATGCTCGCCGTCATGCGCGAGCACCAGGGTGCCGCGGACGTCGTCATCATGGCGGCGGCCGTGGCCGATTTTCGGCCCGTCGCGCAGAGCCCCGTGAAGATCAAGAAGGTCGACGGGGCCGAGCCCCCGACGATCGCGCTGGAACGCACCGACGACATCCTTGCCTCCCTGGCGAAGTCCCGCCGCGACGGCCAGCGCATTGTCGGCTTCGCGGCCGAGACCGTCGACGACGAGGCCGAGTTGATTCGCCTCGCCGCAGACAAGGCGACGCGCAAGGGCGCCGACTTTATCGTCGCGAACCGCGTCGGGCACGATCGCGGCTTCGGCCGTGCGACCAACGACGTCATCATCGTGACGCCGACCGGTAGCGTGGTGGGGCGGGCCTCCGCCGACAAGATGTCGGTGGCCCACCGTATTCTCGACGCTCTCGGCTGATACGGCCGCGTCCGTATCCCCGCACCCATCCACTCGACGGGAGTTCCATGACCGCGCTGCGCCTGTTCACTTCGGAGTCTGTGACGGAGGGGCACCCCGACAAGATGTGCGACCAGATCAGCGACCGCATCCTCGATGCGTTGCTGACGGTGGACCGCGGCGCGCGCGTAGCTGTCGAGACGCTCGTGACGACCGGCCTCGTGCACGTCGCCGGAGAGGTCACGACGTCCGGCTATGTCGACATCCCGGGCATCGTGCGCACGACCGTCACCAACATCGGCTACACCGGCAGCGACGTGTGGTTTGACGGCCGCTCTTGCGGCGTCTCCATCTCGATCGGCGGGCAATCGCCCGACATCGCCCAGGGCGTCGACAGCGCATACGAGGCCCGCGAAGAGGCGAGCGACATTGCGGAGCATCAGCAGGGCGCCGGCGACCAGGGGCTCATGTTCGGCTACGCCACGCGCGAGACGCCACAACTGATGCCGCTTCCGATCTGGCTTGCCCACCGCCTGTCTGAGCGGCTCGCCCAGGTACGCAAAGACGGCACGCTCGGCTACCTCGGCCCCGACGGCAAAACGCAGGTGACCGCCGGCTACGACGGCAACACTCCGCGCACGGTCGAGACGATCGTCGTCAGCACGCAGCACCGTGAGGGCATCGAGACGCCTCAGGTTCGCGCCGACGTCGAGCGCGAGGTCATCCGCCCCGTGCTGGCCGACGCCGGATTCGGCGACGCGACCCCGCGCATCCTGATCAACCCAACCGGTCGATTCGTGATCGGCGGCCCGCAGGGCGATGCCGGCCTCACCGGGCGCAAGATCATCGTCGACACCTACGGCGGCGCATCCCGTCACGGCGGCGGCGCGTTCAGCGGAAAGGACCCCTCGAAGGTTGACCGCTCGGCCGCGTACGCCATGCGGTGGGTTGCAAAGAACGCGGTCGCCGCGGGGCTCGCCGACCGCCTCGAAGTGCAGGTCGCGTACGCAATCGGCGCGGCCGAACCAGTGGGCATGTACGTCGAGACCTTCGGAACGGCCCACGTCGACGAGGCGACGATCATCCGCGCCATTCGCGAGACCTTCGACCTGCGTCCCGGCGCGATCGTGCGCGAACTCGACCTGCTGCGCCCCATCTACGGTGCGACCGCCGCCTACGGCCACTTCGGCCGCGAGCTGCCCGAGTTCACGTGGGAGCAGACGACGAAGGTCGACGAGCTGCGCCGCCACGCCCGGCTGTAGCCGACGATGTGCCGAGGCCAGCGATGACCGCCGAGCCCATCGCGCGGGTACTCATCGACTCGCCCCTGCCGCAGCTCGACCGACTGCTCGAGTACCGCATCCCGGCGGCGCTCGACCGCGACGCGAAGCCCGGAGTGCGGGTGATCGTGCCCCTGCGAGGAGGACAGCGCCAGGCCAAGGGCTACCTCGTCGACCGGGTCGCCGAGCCCAGCTTCGCCGGCATCCTCACCGAGATCAGCGAGGTGGTGTCCGCGGCGCGCGTGCTGACGCCCGAGGTCGCGCGCCTCGCCCGACGCGCGGCCGACCGCGCCGCCGGAACGGCGAGCGACCTCGTGCGCCTCGCCGTGCCGGCCCGCCAGGTCCGCATCGAGAAGGCCTGGCTCGCCGCGCTCGACGCGCACGGGCGCACCGGGCCGGGGCTCGATCCGTCGGATACGGCACGCGCCGCGCAGGCCGCCGTCACGACGATTCCTGACGACATCGTTGCCCGGCTCATTGACACCGCAGAGCCCGCAACCGCTCGCCGCGTGGCGGTGACCGCCCCCGCGCGACTGACGCAGCTGCCGCCGTCCGAGATCGACGGCAATCCGCTGTGGCTCCCCGTCGGACTCGCCGACCTCGTCGCCCTCGCCGCCCGCACCCTCGCTGCCGGGCACTCGGCCATCATCGCCGTACCCGACTACCGCGACCTCGACCTCGTGGCCGATGCCGCCGCCCGCCTGCTGCCGCCTGACGCCGTCGCGCGGGTCGACGCGGGGCGCGGCAACGCTGAGCGCTATCGCGGCTTCCTTCGCGCGCTCGAGAAGCGCCCCACCCTCGTCATCGGAACGCGCACCGCGGTCACCGCGCCCGCCCACCGACTCGGGATGATCGCCATCTGGGACGACGGCGACCCCCTGCACGCCGAACAGCACGCGCCCGGCGTGCACGCCCGCGACCTCGCCCTGCTTCGGCACGACGACAGCGGGTGCAGCCTCGTCCTCGCCGCCCACACCCGGTCGGCCGAGGTGCAGCGCCTCGTCGAGCTCGGCTACCTCACGGCCATCACCCCGGCGCGCGCGGCGCGACGACGCATCCGGCCGACCGCGCAGGCGACCGGGGGAGACGATCCGGGGGCGCGGGCGCGCATCCCGTCGATGGCGTGGCGGGCGGCGACCGAGGCCCTCGCCGAGGGTGCGGTGCTGCTGCAGGTGGCGCGCCCCGGTTTTGACCCGCGGCTGGTCTGCGCCGACTGCGGCGATCCCGTCCGGTGTCGCACGTGCTCCGGGCCCGTCGGGGTGCGGCGCGCGAACGCGTCGCCCTCGTGCCACTGGTGCGGAGCGATTGCCCCCGCAGCGCCTTGCCCCCGCTGCAACGGGACCCGCCGCCGCCCGACGCTGCCCGGCTCGCAACGCACCGCCGACGAGCTTGGCCGGGCGTTTCCCGGCGCGCGCGTCATCGTCTCCGACGGCGAGCACACGCACCAGCGCATCGCTCCCGGCCGCACCATCGTGGTCGCCACGCGCGGGGCCGAGCCCCTCGTCGATGGCGGCTACCGCGCTGTTCTGCTGCTCGACGGCGAACGCATGCTCGCCCGCGACAGCCTGCGGGTCGTCGAAGACTGTCTCCGCTGGTGGCAGAACGCCGCGGCTCTCGCCTCCGACGACGCCCCCGTTCTGCTCGTCGGAGTGGACGGCCCCGTCGCGTCCGCCCTCGCGACCGGGACAACTGACGAGCTGATCGCCGCAGAGCTGGCCGACCGTCGGCGTCTGCGCTTCCCGCCCGCCGTGCGCTCCGCGACGGTCACCGGCACCGCCGACGAGGTGCGAGTCGCCCTGCAGCCGCTCAGCGGACTGAGCGGCGTCGACGTACTGGGTCCCGTCGACCGAGGGCCCGGAGCCGCGCGCGCCATCGTGCGTTTCGATTACGCCCGCGGAGCTGACGTCGCGCGCGAGCTGCGCGCAGCGCTCGTCGCGGCGGCGACCGCGCGGGCGCAGCGTCGACGCTCGACCCTCCGCGCACGCCTCGACGACCCCAGCGCGTTCGACCTCAGCGCTGACGACGCGCCCGCCTGACGGGTGCGGCAGAATCGACGGGTGACCGCCCCCCTGCGCCTGCTCTTCGCCGGAAGCCCCCGGGCGGCCGTTCCCACCCTCGAGGCCCTCGCGGGCGGCCCGCACACGATCGACGCTGTCATCACGCGACCACCCACGCCGCAGGGGCGCAAACGCATCCTCACTCCGACACCGGTCGAGGTGAGTGCCGTCGAGCGAGGGTTGCCGGTGCTGCACGCCCGCAGCCTCACCCCGCTGCAGGACGAGCTGATCGAACGCGAGGCCGATCTCGGCGTCATCGTCGCCTTCGGAGGACTCGTCCGTGAACCGCTCCTCAGCGCACCGCGACTCGGCTGGATCAACCTGCACTTCTCGCTGCTGCCCGCCTACCGGGGTGCAGCGCCCGTGCAGCACGCCCTGATCGCCGGAGAGACGACGACCGGGCTCAGCGTTTTCCACCTCACGGAGGGGCTCGACGAGGGCGACCTGTACGCGCAGCGCCCGCATCCGATCGGCGCCCACGACACCGCCGGCAGTCTGCTGGACCGCCTCGCCATCGAGGGTGCGAGCGTCGTCGCGGACGTCGTCGACCGGCTCGCCGCCGGAACGATCGAGGCCACCCCGCAGGAGGGTCAACCGACGTTCGCGCCGAAGCTGGACCGGGCCGACGGGCGTCTCCGCTTCACGGAGTCGGCGAGCACGATCTCTGCGCGGTTGCGCGGCACCACCCCCGAGCCGGGCGCCTTCGGTGAGCTCGACGACGGCACCGTGGTCAAGGTGCTCGATGCAACCATCGGCCACGACGGAGCACCGCTGGCGCCGGGTGCCCTCGCGCTCGACGGGCGCCGCGCTCTCGTCGGCACCGCCGACCGCCCGCTCGAACTCGTCACCGTCCAGCCCGCCGGCAAGCAGGCCATGTCCGCCCTCGATTGGATGCGCGGCCTCCGCGATCGCGAGACCCGCCGTTTCGCATGAACCCCCGCCCCGACAGCCCCGCCCGAAGCGCACGCCGCGTCGCCTTCGACGTCGTGCACGCCGTGTCGACCGACGACG
The sequence above is a segment of the Microcella alkaliphila genome. Coding sequences within it:
- the carB gene encoding carbamoyl-phosphate synthase large subunit, whose amino-acid sequence is MPKRDDINSVLVIGSGPIVIGQAAEFDYSGTQACRVLRSEGIRVILVNSNPATIMTDPDFADATYVEPITPEIIEAIIAKEKPDAVLPTLGGQTALNAAIKLHERGILEKYGVELIGASFEAIHKAEDRQAFKQLVLDAGADVARSAIVHTVDEALAAADDLGYPMVIRPSFTMGGLGSGFAYEEAELKRMVSDGLHASPTTEVLLEESILGWKEYELELMRDRADNTVVVCSIENVDPVGVHTGDSITVAPALTLTDREYQNLRDIGLQIIRDVGVDTGGCNVQFAVDPKTGRVIVIEMNPRVSRSSALASKATGFPIAKIAAKLAIGYRLDEIPNDITGVTPASFEPTLDYIVVKVPRFAFEKFPGADDTLTTTMKSVGEAMAIGRNYSTALQKALRSLEKRGSSFHWDGEPGDKDALLAASKKPTDGRIVTLQQALRAGATIEEAFEATGIDPWFLDQIVLINEVAERVAAAEELDVDTLREAKEHGFSDAQIASLRGVAEVQVRQLRRDRGLRPVFKTVDTCAGEFPALTPYHYSSYDLETEVAPSDATKVVILGSGPNRIGQGIEFDYSCVHASFALRDAGYETIMINCNPETVSTDYDTSDRLYFEPLTLEDVLEVIEAEQASGTVLGVIVQLGGQTALGLAQGLAAAGVPILGTSPDAIDLAEERGAFASILDAANLVAPRNGTAIDADSAVRVAESIGYPVLVRPSFVLGGRGMEIVYDSDSLVDYFDRVRDQAIIGPGMPLLVDRFLDDAVEIDVDALFDGERLYVGGVMEHIEEAGVHSGDSACTLPPVTLGREVIDRVRQATEAIARGIGVRGLINVQFAIGAGVLYVLEANPRASRTVPFVSKALGIPLAKAASLVMVGRSIDELVDSGLLPEQDGSRVPLDAPVAVKEAVLPFTRFRTREGAVVDSVLGPEMRSTGEVMGIDRDFPRAFRKSQDAAYGGFPESGVVFASVADRDKRSVVLPILRLNQLGFEIWATGGTAEVLSRYGIAARVVRKHGERGDGSEPTIVDLINSGQVDVVINTPSGRTARADGVEIRTATVAADKPLFTTIATLGAAVASLESSDEPVSVTSLQEYDAARARR
- the pyrF gene encoding orotidine-5'-phosphate decarboxylase, whose translation is MTPFGERLRAAVAANGRLCVGIDPHASLLADWGLPDNPTGLEGFADAVIRAAEGRVAVVKPQVAFFERHGSAGIAVLERVIRRAREAGILVIADAKRGDIGSTLDGYAEAWLEATSSLASDAMTVSAYQGVGSLAPAVERAHRNGAGLFVLSATSNPESARVQTAVDADGATVAAVVAADVAALGAAAARRDTWSSFGLVIGATVPLAEVGLDPDTLPAVPVLAPGFGHQGGQLTALDAHYGPLAERTLASVSRSVLAAGADGLVAVIERHQRELAA
- the gmk gene encoding guanylate kinase, giving the protein MNRPPEVDRAAAGRAAVAARQARAAVKAAVAAGERDALSVAEAAWRDPAGVEGSLRVRELLGSLRGFGPVRVAAVLEELGISPVKKLGGLGVRQRQVLGDWLRGRTATRERGRLVVLAGPTAVGKGTVSAFIRDHHPDVLLSVSATTRAPRPGERDGVHYYFVSDAEFDRMVEADEFLEWATVHNLSRYGTPRPPVEATLASGRSVLLEIDLQGARQVKRAMPEAVLVFLLPPTWDELVRRLIGRGTETAAEQARRLETAKVELAAQDEFDVHVVNDNVERAAQEVVDLLTAVRPAHAPDSRDTNRNRS
- the rpoZ gene encoding DNA-directed RNA polymerase subunit omega, with the protein product MADKTQGIIDPPIDELLSKVDSKYQLVIFAAKRARQINDYYSDLHEGSLFDNVGPLVDSTVDDKPLSVALHEINEDKLVLTRNAD
- the coaBC gene encoding bifunctional phosphopantothenoylcysteine decarboxylase/phosphopantothenate--cysteine ligase CoaBC, coding for MTVVVGITGGIAAYKAVGVARGFVAAGHDVHVVATEGALRFVGRPTLEAISRNPVHTDLYEGVAEVRHVALGQRADLIVIAPATAHTIASLAAGLAGDLLGTTVLASEAPLVIAPAMHTEMWMNAATQANIATLRERGALIVGPATGRLTGDDSGPGRMAEPDEIVRASLDALRPQDLAGRRVLVSAGGTREPIDPVRYLGNRSSGRQGVALAEAARSRGADVVLVAAHLEVPAPAGVSVVEAGTAKRMLAVMREHQGAADVVIMAAAVADFRPVAQSPVKIKKVDGAEPPTIALERTDDILASLAKSRRDGQRIVGFAAETVDDEAELIRLAADKATRKGADFIVANRVGHDRGFGRATNDVIIVTPTGSVVGRASADKMSVAHRILDALG
- the metK gene encoding methionine adenosyltransferase, with product MTALRLFTSESVTEGHPDKMCDQISDRILDALLTVDRGARVAVETLVTTGLVHVAGEVTTSGYVDIPGIVRTTVTNIGYTGSDVWFDGRSCGVSISIGGQSPDIAQGVDSAYEAREEASDIAEHQQGAGDQGLMFGYATRETPQLMPLPIWLAHRLSERLAQVRKDGTLGYLGPDGKTQVTAGYDGNTPRTVETIVVSTQHREGIETPQVRADVEREVIRPVLADAGFGDATPRILINPTGRFVIGGPQGDAGLTGRKIIVDTYGGASRHGGGAFSGKDPSKVDRSAAYAMRWVAKNAVAAGLADRLEVQVAYAIGAAEPVGMYVETFGTAHVDEATIIRAIRETFDLRPGAIVRELDLLRPIYGATAAYGHFGRELPEFTWEQTTKVDELRRHARL
- the fmt gene encoding methionyl-tRNA formyltransferase, with the translated sequence MRLLFAGSPRAAVPTLEALAGGPHTIDAVITRPPTPQGRKRILTPTPVEVSAVERGLPVLHARSLTPLQDELIEREADLGVIVAFGGLVREPLLSAPRLGWINLHFSLLPAYRGAAPVQHALIAGETTTGLSVFHLTEGLDEGDLYAQRPHPIGAHDTAGSLLDRLAIEGASVVADVVDRLAAGTIEATPQEGQPTFAPKLDRADGRLRFTESASTISARLRGTTPEPGAFGELDDGTVVKVLDATIGHDGAPLAPGALALDGRRALVGTADRPLELVTVQPAGKQAMSALDWMRGLRDRETRRFA